One genomic window of Hirundo rustica isolate bHirRus1 chromosome 13, bHirRus1.pri.v3, whole genome shotgun sequence includes the following:
- the CHRNA5 gene encoding neuronal acetylcholine receptor subunit alpha-5 isoform X1: MAGRGARLRCGRPPSLLLLTWLCAPLLGQPGASHGAVSEPSFIAKSEDRLFKHLFEDYQRWVRPVERLNDTIKIKFGLAISQLVDVDEKNQLMTTNVWLKQEWIDVKLRWNPEDYAGITSIRVPSDSIWIPDIVLYDNADGRFEGTSTKTVVKYDGTIAWTPPANYKSSCTIDVTFFPFDLQNCSMKFGSWTYDGSQVDLILEDYDVDKRDFFDNGEWEIVTATGSKGNRTDGCCWYPFVTYSFIIRRLPLFYTLFLIIPCIGLSFLTVLVFYLPSNEGEKISLCTSVLVSLTVFLLVIEEIIPSSSKVIPLIGEYLVFTMIFVTLSIVITVFAINIHHRSSSTHNAMAPWVRKIFLHKLPKLLCMRSHVDRYFAQKEETANMNGSESSRNTLEAALDSIRYITRHVMKENEVREVVEDWKYIAQVLDRMFLWAFLLVSIIGSLVLFIPVIHKWASIIVPTHIGSTNA; the protein is encoded by the exons ATGGCCGGACGCGGAGCGCGGCTGCGCTGCGGCCGCCCCccgtccctgctcctcctcacctgGCTCTGCGCGCCGCTGCTCGGCCAGCCCGGAGCCTCGCACGGGG ctgTGTCTGAACCTTCTTTCATTGCTAAAAGTGAAGATCGTTTGTTTAAGCATTTATTTGAAGACTATCAGAGATGGGTTCGTCCAGTGGAACGCTTGAATGACACAATAAAAATCAAGTTTGGCCTTGCAATCTCTCAGCTAGTAGATGTG GATGAGAAAAATCAATTGATGACAACAAATGTATGGTTAAAACAG GAATGGATAGATGTAAAATTAAGGTGGAATCCTGAAGACTATGCTGGAATAACATCTATCCGTGTCCCATCAGATTCTATTTGGATTCCAGATATTGTGTTGTATGACAA TGCAGATGGACGTTTTGAGGGAACATCTACAAAAACTGTGGTGAAATATGATGGCACCATTGCTTGGACTCCACCAGCAAACTACAAAAGTTCTTGTACTATTGATGTAACATTCTTCCCCTTTGACCTTCAAAATTGCTCAATGAAATTTGGTTCCTGGACTTATGATGGCTCACAGGTTGATCTAATTCTTGAAGATTATGATGTTgacaaaagagatttttttgatAATGGAGAATGGGAAATAGTGACTGCAACAGGGAGCAAAGGAAACAGGACTGATGGATGCTGCTGGTATCCTTTTGTTACCTATTCGTTTATAATTAGACGTTTGCCACTTTTTTATACTTTGTTTCTCATTATTCCTTGTATTGGGCTTTCATTTCTAACGGTCCTTGTCTTCTATCTTCCTTCAAATGAAGGTGAAAAAATTTCACTCTGCACTTCAGTACTGGTATCTTTGactgttttccttcttgtcATTGAAGAAATTATTCCATCATCTTCTAAAGTTATCCCACTCATAGGAGAGTACTTGGTGTTCACTATGATATTCGTGACCTTGTCCATTGTGATCACGGTCTTTGCCATCAATATCCACCACCGCTCCTCGTCCACACACAATGCCATGGCACCCTGGGTTCGCAAGATATTTCTGCACAAGTTGCCCAAGCTGCTTTGCATGAGAAGCCACGTTGATAGGTACTTTGCTCAGAAGGAGGAAACAGCAAACATGAACGGATCAGAATCATCCAGGAACACCTTGGAAGCAGCTCTGGATTCCATCCGCTATATCACCAGACACGTTATGAAGGAGAATGAAGTTCGCGAG GTTGTTGAAGACTGGAAGTACATTGCTCAGGTGCTTGATCGAATGTTCTTATGGGCTTTTCTTCTGGTTTCAATAATTGGATCACTTGTGTTATTTATTCCTGTTATTCATAAATGGGCAAGTATAATAGTACCTACCCATATAGGCAGTACAAATGCATAA
- the CHRNA5 gene encoding neuronal acetylcholine receptor subunit alpha-5 isoform X3, giving the protein MAGRGARLRCGRPPSLLLLTWLCAPLLGQPGASHGAVSEPSFIAKSEDRLFKHLFEDYQRWVRPVERLNDTIKIKFGLAISQLVDVDEKNQLMTTNVWLKQEWIDVKLRWNPEDYAGITSIRVPSDSIWIPDIVLYDNADGRFEGTSTKTVVKYDGTIAWTPPANYKSSCTIDVTFFPFDLQNCSMKFGSWTYDGSQVDLILEDYDVDKRDFFDNGEWEIVTATGSKGNRTDGCC; this is encoded by the exons ATGGCCGGACGCGGAGCGCGGCTGCGCTGCGGCCGCCCCccgtccctgctcctcctcacctgGCTCTGCGCGCCGCTGCTCGGCCAGCCCGGAGCCTCGCACGGGG ctgTGTCTGAACCTTCTTTCATTGCTAAAAGTGAAGATCGTTTGTTTAAGCATTTATTTGAAGACTATCAGAGATGGGTTCGTCCAGTGGAACGCTTGAATGACACAATAAAAATCAAGTTTGGCCTTGCAATCTCTCAGCTAGTAGATGTG GATGAGAAAAATCAATTGATGACAACAAATGTATGGTTAAAACAG GAATGGATAGATGTAAAATTAAGGTGGAATCCTGAAGACTATGCTGGAATAACATCTATCCGTGTCCCATCAGATTCTATTTGGATTCCAGATATTGTGTTGTATGACAA TGCAGATGGACGTTTTGAGGGAACATCTACAAAAACTGTGGTGAAATATGATGGCACCATTGCTTGGACTCCACCAGCAAACTACAAAAGTTCTTGTACTATTGATGTAACATTCTTCCCCTTTGACCTTCAAAATTGCTCAATGAAATTTGGTTCCTGGACTTATGATGGCTCACAGGTTGATCTAATTCTTGAAGATTATGATGTTgacaaaagagatttttttgatAATGGAGAATGGGAAATAGTGACTGCAACAGGGAGCAAAGGAAACAGGACTGATGGATGCTGCTG A
- the CHRNA5 gene encoding neuronal acetylcholine receptor subunit alpha-5 isoform X2, whose product MTTNVWLKQEWIDVKLRWNPEDYAGITSIRVPSDSIWIPDIVLYDNADGRFEGTSTKTVVKYDGTIAWTPPANYKSSCTIDVTFFPFDLQNCSMKFGSWTYDGSQVDLILEDYDVDKRDFFDNGEWEIVTATGSKGNRTDGCCWYPFVTYSFIIRRLPLFYTLFLIIPCIGLSFLTVLVFYLPSNEGEKISLCTSVLVSLTVFLLVIEEIIPSSSKVIPLIGEYLVFTMIFVTLSIVITVFAINIHHRSSSTHNAMAPWVRKIFLHKLPKLLCMRSHVDRYFAQKEETANMNGSESSRNTLEAALDSIRYITRHVMKENEVREVVEDWKYIAQVLDRMFLWAFLLVSIIGSLVLFIPVIHKWASIIVPTHIGSTNA is encoded by the exons ATGACAACAAATGTATGGTTAAAACAG GAATGGATAGATGTAAAATTAAGGTGGAATCCTGAAGACTATGCTGGAATAACATCTATCCGTGTCCCATCAGATTCTATTTGGATTCCAGATATTGTGTTGTATGACAA TGCAGATGGACGTTTTGAGGGAACATCTACAAAAACTGTGGTGAAATATGATGGCACCATTGCTTGGACTCCACCAGCAAACTACAAAAGTTCTTGTACTATTGATGTAACATTCTTCCCCTTTGACCTTCAAAATTGCTCAATGAAATTTGGTTCCTGGACTTATGATGGCTCACAGGTTGATCTAATTCTTGAAGATTATGATGTTgacaaaagagatttttttgatAATGGAGAATGGGAAATAGTGACTGCAACAGGGAGCAAAGGAAACAGGACTGATGGATGCTGCTGGTATCCTTTTGTTACCTATTCGTTTATAATTAGACGTTTGCCACTTTTTTATACTTTGTTTCTCATTATTCCTTGTATTGGGCTTTCATTTCTAACGGTCCTTGTCTTCTATCTTCCTTCAAATGAAGGTGAAAAAATTTCACTCTGCACTTCAGTACTGGTATCTTTGactgttttccttcttgtcATTGAAGAAATTATTCCATCATCTTCTAAAGTTATCCCACTCATAGGAGAGTACTTGGTGTTCACTATGATATTCGTGACCTTGTCCATTGTGATCACGGTCTTTGCCATCAATATCCACCACCGCTCCTCGTCCACACACAATGCCATGGCACCCTGGGTTCGCAAGATATTTCTGCACAAGTTGCCCAAGCTGCTTTGCATGAGAAGCCACGTTGATAGGTACTTTGCTCAGAAGGAGGAAACAGCAAACATGAACGGATCAGAATCATCCAGGAACACCTTGGAAGCAGCTCTGGATTCCATCCGCTATATCACCAGACACGTTATGAAGGAGAATGAAGTTCGCGAG GTTGTTGAAGACTGGAAGTACATTGCTCAGGTGCTTGATCGAATGTTCTTATGGGCTTTTCTTCTGGTTTCAATAATTGGATCACTTGTGTTATTTATTCCTGTTATTCATAAATGGGCAAGTATAATAGTACCTACCCATATAGGCAGTACAAATGCATAA
- the CHRNA3 gene encoding neuronal acetylcholine receptor subunit alpha-3 — protein sequence MESLNTLLLTAAVCFLCQGCGGSEAEHRLYAALFESYNQFVRPVKNVSDPVIIQFEVSMSQLVKVDEVNQIMETNLWLKHIWNDYKLRWNPADYGGAEFIRVPSGQIWKPDIVLYNNAVGDFQVDDKTKALLKYTGDVTWIPPAIFKSSCKIDVTYFPFDYQNCTMKFGSWSYDKAKIDLVLIGSTMNLKDYWESGEWAIIKAPGYKHDIKYNCCEEIYPDITYSLYIRRLPLFYTINMIIPCLLISFLTVLVFYLPSDCGEKVTLCISVLLSLTVFLLVITETIPSTSLVIPLIGEYLLFTMIFVTLSIVITVFVLNVHYRTPKTHTMPVWVRTIFLNLLPRIMFMTRPASDEENNQKPKPLFTSEFSNLNCINGSETKCCKDGFVCQDTACSCCQYQHTKISDFSSNLTRSSSSESVDPMYSFSVLSPEMRDAIESVKYIAENMKMQNEAKEIQDDWKYVAMVIDRIFLWVFILVCILGTAGLFLQPLMAGDEM from the exons ATGGAGAGCCTGAACACTCTCCTTCtaactgctgctgtttgctttctctgtcAAG GCTGCGGCGGCTCCGAGGCCGAGCACCGGCTCTACGCGGCCCTCTTCGAGAGCTACAACCAGTTCGTACGCCCCGTCAAGAACGTCTCGGACCCTGTTATCATTCAGTTCGAAGTGTCCATGTCGCAGCTGGTGAAGGTG GACGAGGTCAACCAGATAATGGAAACCAACTTGTGGCTGAAGCAC ATCTGGAATGACTACAAGCTTCGGTGGAATCCAGCAGACTATGGAGGTGCTGAATTCATCCGAGTTCCATCTGGCCAGATCTGGAAGCCAGATATTGTCTTATATAACAA CGCAGTTGGAGATTTCCAGGTTGATGACAAGACAAAGGCCCTTTTAAAATACACGGGTGATGTGACCTGGATACCTCCAGCTATATTTAAAAGTTCATGTAAAATAGATGTAACCTACTTCCCATTTGATTACCAGAACTGCACCATGAAGTTTGGTTCCTGGTCTTATGACAAAGCCAAAATTGACTTAGTTTTAATTGGCTCTACAATGAACCTGAAAGATTACTGGGAGAGCGGAGAATGGGCTATAATTAAAGCTCCTGGGTATAAACATGACATCAAATACAACTGTTGTGAAGAGATATATCCAGACATCACATATTCTCTTTACATTAGGCGTTTACCTTTATTTTACACTATCAATATGATTATTCCCTGTCTGCTGATTTCTTTTCTGACTGTATTAGTTTTCTATCTGCCCTCAGACTGTGGTGAGAAGGTGACACTCTGCATATCAGTGCTTCTCTCTTTAACAGTGTTCCTTCTTGTTATCACAGAAACCATACCTTCCACTTCCCTGGTAATTCCTCTTATTGGGGAATACCTCCTTTTCACCATGATATTTGTAACTCTCTCAATTGTCATTACAGTATTTGTACTAAATGTGCACTACAGAACACCCAAGACACACACAATGCCCGTGTGGGTGAGAACCATTTTCTTGAACTTACTCCCCCGGATCATGTTCATGACAAGACCTGCCAGTGATGAAGAGAATAATCAGAAGCCAAAACCATTATTCACTTCTGAGTTTTCAAACTTAAATTGCATCAATGGTTCTGAAACCAAATGCTGCAAAGATGGCTTTGTTTGTCAAGATACGGCGTGCAGCTGCTGTCAGTATCAGCATACAAAGATCTCGGATTTCAGTAGCAATCTCACTAGAAGTTCAAGCTCTGAGTCTGTAGATCCTATGTATTCATTTTCAGTTCTGTCTCCAGAAATGAGAGATGCTATTGAAAGTGTGAAATACAttgcagaaaatatgaaaatgcagaatgaaGCAAAAGAG attcaAGATGATTGGAAATATGTTGCCATGGTAATTGATCGTATTTTTCTATGGGTTTTCATCCTGGTATGTATTCTAGGAACAGCAGGATTGTTTTTACAACCTCTCATGGCTGGAGATGAAATgtaa